A window of the Brassica napus cultivar Da-Ae chromosome C5, Da-Ae, whole genome shotgun sequence genome harbors these coding sequences:
- the LOC106397469 gene encoding WD repeat-containing protein 74-like isoform X1 produces MPRVISNETLGCPPIRTLTFDSLGLIKVTEARGKERGTPTVVNTWGEMNASRCVLAASMDDRLNNPVKQKKLLAVARKDGNVEVLNPCNGDLHFAYSVFGDNEISGLHLFRKQKEDQTEKSCTLLTCTKKGDVSLRTVQFPDARADSSDDAAPKTWKACGSGELLVGKVDGTENFGLFGGKRVEVNIWDLEQCTKIWSAKSPPKDNLGIFTPTWFTCAAFMSNEDHRKFVTGTKSHQVRLYDVSAQRRPVMSFDFHETAITAITEDPDGHTVYVGNASADLAAFDIRTGKLLGSFLGKCSGSIRSVVRHPHHQVIASCGLDRYLRVYDVKTRQLISAVFLKQHLTGLVFDSGFSGEEIAVANTVVEAETEETMEQEGQEEENGDETEEAPVKRKKSKKEKRSREKVSEGEEIDKLRSKKTSFLSFFPKTLLLYLLF; encoded by the exons ATGCCTCGAGTCATCTCCAACGAGACCCTCGGCTGCCCTCCGATCCGTACTTTAACCTTTGATTCTCTCGGCTTAATCAAAG TGACTGAAGCTCGAGGTAAAGAGAGAGGCACCCCGACTGTAGTCAACACATGGGGGGAGATGAATGCTTCCAGATGCGTTCTTGCCGCTTCCATGGATGACCGTCTAAACAACCcggtaaaacaaaaaaag CTTTTGGCTGTGGCGAGAAAAGATGGCAAC GTTGAGGTTCTTAATCCTTGTAATGGTGATCTTCACTTTGCATACTCTGTGTTTGGTGATAACGAAATCTCCGGCCTGCACTTATTCAGAAAGCAAAAAGAAGATCAAACTGAAAA GTCTTGCACATTGCTTACATGCACGAAAAAGGGAGATGTGAGCCTCAGAACAGTTCAGTTTCCTGATGCACGTGCTGATTCTTCAGATGACGCTGCTCCCAAAACTTGGAAAGCATGTGGTTCTGGTGAACTATTGGTTGGTAAAGTGGACGGGACTGAGAACTTCGGCTTGTTCGGAGG GAAACGTGTTGAAGTCAATATATGGGATCTTGAACAATGTACTAAGATCTGGAGCGCAAAATCT CCTCCCAAAGACAATCTCGGGATCTTCACGCCAACCTGGTTCACTTGTGCTGCATTCATGAGCAACGAAGATCACCGTAAATTTGTCACTGGAACCAAGTCTCACCAG GTTCGTCTTTATGATGTTTCTGCTCAACGTAGACCGGTCATGTCCTTTGATTTCCATGAGACTGCTATTACAGCAATCACCGAAGACCCAGACGGTCATACTGTCTATGTCGGGAATGCTTCTGCTGACCTCGCTGCCTTTGATATACGAACAG GAAAGCTGTTGGGAAGCTTTTTAGGAAAGTGTTCTGGAAGCATAAGATCAGTTGTTAGACATCCACATCATCAAGTGATAGCTTCTTGCG GGCTAGACCGATATCTACGGGTTTATGACGTGAAGACACGTCAACTCATCTCTGCG GTTTTCTTGAAGCAGCATCTTACAGGTCTCGTCTTTGACTCAGGCTTTAGTGGAGAAG AGATAGCCGTCGCAAACACGGTGGTTGAGGCTGAAACAGAAGAGACCATGGAGCAGGAAGgtcaagaagaagagaatggtGATGAAACAGAGGAGGCTCCTGTgaagagaaagaagtcaaagaAAGAGAAACGTAGTAGAGAAAAAGTCTCCGAGGGTGAAGAGATAGACAAgctaagaagcaagaagactagttttctaagtttttttccaaaaacattGCTTTTGTACTTGCTTTTCTAA
- the LOC106397469 gene encoding WD repeat-containing protein 74-like isoform X2, with product MPRVISNETLGCPPIRTLTFDSLGLIKVTEARGKERGTPTVVNTWGEMNASRCVLAASMDDRLNNPLLAVARKDGNVEVLNPCNGDLHFAYSVFGDNEISGLHLFRKQKEDQTEKSCTLLTCTKKGDVSLRTVQFPDARADSSDDAAPKTWKACGSGELLVGKVDGTENFGLFGGKRVEVNIWDLEQCTKIWSAKSPPKDNLGIFTPTWFTCAAFMSNEDHRKFVTGTKSHQVRLYDVSAQRRPVMSFDFHETAITAITEDPDGHTVYVGNASADLAAFDIRTGKLLGSFLGKCSGSIRSVVRHPHHQVIASCGLDRYLRVYDVKTRQLISAVFLKQHLTGLVFDSGFSGEEIAVANTVVEAETEETMEQEGQEEENGDETEEAPVKRKKSKKEKRSREKVSEGEEIDKLRSKKTSFLSFFPKTLLLYLLF from the exons ATGCCTCGAGTCATCTCCAACGAGACCCTCGGCTGCCCTCCGATCCGTACTTTAACCTTTGATTCTCTCGGCTTAATCAAAG TGACTGAAGCTCGAGGTAAAGAGAGAGGCACCCCGACTGTAGTCAACACATGGGGGGAGATGAATGCTTCCAGATGCGTTCTTGCCGCTTCCATGGATGACCGTCTAAACAACCcg CTTTTGGCTGTGGCGAGAAAAGATGGCAAC GTTGAGGTTCTTAATCCTTGTAATGGTGATCTTCACTTTGCATACTCTGTGTTTGGTGATAACGAAATCTCCGGCCTGCACTTATTCAGAAAGCAAAAAGAAGATCAAACTGAAAA GTCTTGCACATTGCTTACATGCACGAAAAAGGGAGATGTGAGCCTCAGAACAGTTCAGTTTCCTGATGCACGTGCTGATTCTTCAGATGACGCTGCTCCCAAAACTTGGAAAGCATGTGGTTCTGGTGAACTATTGGTTGGTAAAGTGGACGGGACTGAGAACTTCGGCTTGTTCGGAGG GAAACGTGTTGAAGTCAATATATGGGATCTTGAACAATGTACTAAGATCTGGAGCGCAAAATCT CCTCCCAAAGACAATCTCGGGATCTTCACGCCAACCTGGTTCACTTGTGCTGCATTCATGAGCAACGAAGATCACCGTAAATTTGTCACTGGAACCAAGTCTCACCAG GTTCGTCTTTATGATGTTTCTGCTCAACGTAGACCGGTCATGTCCTTTGATTTCCATGAGACTGCTATTACAGCAATCACCGAAGACCCAGACGGTCATACTGTCTATGTCGGGAATGCTTCTGCTGACCTCGCTGCCTTTGATATACGAACAG GAAAGCTGTTGGGAAGCTTTTTAGGAAAGTGTTCTGGAAGCATAAGATCAGTTGTTAGACATCCACATCATCAAGTGATAGCTTCTTGCG GGCTAGACCGATATCTACGGGTTTATGACGTGAAGACACGTCAACTCATCTCTGCG GTTTTCTTGAAGCAGCATCTTACAGGTCTCGTCTTTGACTCAGGCTTTAGTGGAGAAG AGATAGCCGTCGCAAACACGGTGGTTGAGGCTGAAACAGAAGAGACCATGGAGCAGGAAGgtcaagaagaagagaatggtGATGAAACAGAGGAGGCTCCTGTgaagagaaagaagtcaaagaAAGAGAAACGTAGTAGAGAAAAAGTCTCCGAGGGTGAAGAGATAGACAAgctaagaagcaagaagactagttttctaagtttttttccaaaaacattGCTTTTGTACTTGCTTTTCTAA
- the LOC106397470 gene encoding ER lumen protein-retaining receptor A isoform X2, with product MKVVFIASSLAIVWCMRRHPLVRKSYDKDLDTFRHQYVVLACFVLALLLHEIFTFQEVFWAFSIYLEAVAILPQLVMLQRSGNVDNLTGQYVLFLGAYRGLYIINWIYRYFTEDHFTRWIACVSGLVQTALYADFFYYYYLSWKTNTKLKLPA from the exons ATGAAGGTTGTCTTCATTGCTAGCTCGCTGGCTATCGTTTGGTGTATGCGTAGGCATCCACTTGTCCGGAAGTCGTACGATAAGGACCTTGATACATTTCGTCATCAGTACGTTGTGTTAGCATGTTTTGTGTTGGCGCTTCTCCTGCATGAGATATTCACATTCCAAGAG GTGTTCTGGGCCTTTTCAATATACTTGGAGGCAGTTGCTATCCTTCCCCAGTTGGTTATGCTACAGAGAAGTGGGAATGTGGACAATTTGACTGGACAATATGTTCTCTTTCTTGG GGCGTATCGTGGATTATATATCATCAACTGGATCTATCGATATTTCACAGAAGATCATTTCACTAGATGGATCG CTTGTGTGTCCGGTCTTGTCCAAACTGCTCTCTATGCGGATTTCTTCTACTACTACTACTTGAG CTGGAAAACCAATACTAAACTGAAGCTTCCGGCTTGA
- the LOC106397470 gene encoding ER lumen protein-retaining receptor A isoform X1, whose translation MNIFRFAGDMTHLMSILILLLKIYATKSCAGISLKTQELYALVFLTRYLDLFTDYVSLYNSVMKVVFIASSLAIVWCMRRHPLVRKSYDKDLDTFRHQYVVLACFVLALLLHEIFTFQEVFWAFSIYLEAVAILPQLVMLQRSGNVDNLTGQYVLFLGAYRGLYIINWIYRYFTEDHFTRWIACVSGLVQTALYADFFYYYYLSWKTNTKLKLPA comes from the exons ATGAATATCTTTAGATTCGCCGGCGATATGACTCACTTGATGAGTATCTTAATCCTTCTCCTCAAAATCTACGCGACGAAATCCTGCGCCG GAATCTCTCTGAAGACGCAGGAGCTATATGCGCTTGTGTTCTTGACTCGGTACTTGGATCTGTTCACGGATTACGTGTCTCTCTACAACAGCGTGATGAAGGTTGTCTTCATTGCTAGCTCGCTGGCTATCGTTTGGTGTATGCGTAGGCATCCACTTGTCCGGAAGTCGTACGATAAGGACCTTGATACATTTCGTCATCAGTACGTTGTGTTAGCATGTTTTGTGTTGGCGCTTCTCCTGCATGAGATATTCACATTCCAAGAG GTGTTCTGGGCCTTTTCAATATACTTGGAGGCAGTTGCTATCCTTCCCCAGTTGGTTATGCTACAGAGAAGTGGGAATGTGGACAATTTGACTGGACAATATGTTCTCTTTCTTGG GGCGTATCGTGGATTATATATCATCAACTGGATCTATCGATATTTCACAGAAGATCATTTCACTAGATGGATCG CTTGTGTGTCCGGTCTTGTCCAAACTGCTCTCTATGCGGATTTCTTCTACTACTACTACTTGAG CTGGAAAACCAATACTAAACTGAAGCTTCCGGCTTGA